A single genomic interval of Nostoc commune NIES-4072 harbors:
- a CDS encoding TIGR04282 family arsenosugar biosynthesis glycosyltransferase: MLNLPTISKQHLIIFTRYPEPGKTKTRLIPALGTVGAANLQREMTEHTIFQVQELQKAIAISVEVRFTGGDSQLMQDWLGLDLVYQSQGEGDLGSRMARSLFEAFESDATKVIIIGTDCPGVNAQILETAFEKLHSFDLVLGPAIDGGYYLIGLRQPIPELFVNIEWGTAQVFQKTVEIAEKLNLSYVNLLSLADVDRPEDLPIWEQAFAREMEK; this comes from the coding sequence GTGCTGAACTTACCAACAATCTCAAAACAGCACCTGATTATTTTCACTCGTTATCCAGAACCAGGGAAGACTAAAACTAGACTAATACCTGCTTTGGGAACTGTTGGTGCTGCCAATCTTCAACGGGAAATGACTGAACATACAATATTTCAGGTTCAAGAATTGCAAAAAGCCATTGCCATATCTGTAGAAGTGAGATTTACAGGTGGGGATTCGCAACTTATGCAAGACTGGCTGGGGTTGGATTTGGTTTACCAGTCTCAAGGTGAAGGCGATTTAGGTTCGCGGATGGCGCGATCGCTTTTCGAGGCTTTTGAATCTGATGCCACAAAAGTAATTATCATCGGTACAGATTGTCCTGGAGTCAATGCTCAGATTTTAGAGACAGCCTTTGAAAAGTTACACAGCTTTGACTTAGTACTTGGGCCTGCGATCGACGGTGGATATTACTTAATTGGGTTGCGCCAACCCATCCCGGAGTTATTCGTTAACATCGAGTGGGGAACTGCTCAAGTATTCCAGAAAACTGTGGAAATTGCTGAGAAACTTAATTTATCATACGTGAACTTGTTGTCTTTAGCTGATGTTGACCGACCGGAGGATCTGCCAATTTGGGAACAAGCTTTTGCAAGGGAGATGGAAAAATAA
- a CDS encoding glycosyltransferase, giving the protein MIKSTSRKLPKISVIIPAYNCEKTIKYTIQSVLNQTFSDLELIIINDGSQDSTIEVIAEIQDSRIKVFSYPNAGGNVSRNRGLHLAVGEFVSFLDADDLWTPDKLHSQLKALQENITAKVAYSWTDYINANGEFILSGKRVNLNGNVYESLLLNNFLENGSNPLICRKALTKLGGFDESLSAAQDWDMWLRLAFQFDFVCVPSVQILYRISANSVSSNLVRQEKSCLQVLKRAYKQSSYLRDASARSTLKHNWNTSLANLYKYLTCKALQKPLNNKKGLAAAIFLWKYFLHDPLKLQNINFTLKLLLKIVIILIMPSLLDNITNQREVRRQEVETLLNGWVIEKRSENKNGYQSAVTVSS; this is encoded by the coding sequence ATGATTAAATCTACTAGCAGAAAATTGCCGAAGATTTCTGTAATCATCCCTGCTTACAATTGTGAAAAGACTATTAAGTATACAATCCAATCTGTTTTAAATCAAACTTTTTCTGATCTAGAATTAATTATAATTAATGATGGTTCGCAAGACTCAACAATAGAAGTTATTGCAGAAATTCAAGATTCACGAATAAAAGTATTTTCTTACCCCAATGCTGGCGGAAACGTCAGCCGTAACCGAGGGCTACACCTTGCAGTTGGAGAATTTGTTAGTTTCTTAGATGCAGATGATCTTTGGACACCTGATAAACTTCATTCTCAGTTAAAGGCTCTGCAAGAAAATATTACTGCAAAAGTTGCTTACAGTTGGACTGATTATATTAATGCAAATGGGGAATTTATACTTTCAGGCAAGCGCGTCAATCTAAATGGAAATGTTTATGAAAGTTTGTTATTAAATAACTTTCTAGAGAATGGTTCTAATCCTTTAATTTGTAGAAAAGCTTTAACTAAATTAGGTGGCTTTGACGAATCTCTAAGTGCGGCTCAGGATTGGGATATGTGGCTGCGATTAGCTTTTCAGTTTGATTTTGTATGTGTGCCATCTGTACAAATCTTATATCGCATAAGTGCTAATTCAGTTTCTTCTAATCTTGTCAGACAGGAAAAATCCTGCCTGCAAGTACTTAAAAGAGCTTACAAGCAAAGTTCTTATCTACGAGATGCTTCTGCACGTTCAACACTAAAGCATAATTGGAATACAAGCCTAGCAAATTTATACAAATACTTGACCTGTAAAGCGCTACAAAAGCCGTTGAACAACAAAAAAGGTCTAGCAGCCGCTATATTTTTATGGAAGTATTTTCTTCATGACCCTTTAAAACTTCAGAATATAAATTTCACTTTAAAACTATTACTGAAAATAGTCATAATCCTTATAATGCCTAGCTTGTTAGACAATATTACTAACCAGCGCGAAGTAAGAAGGCAAGAAGTTGAAACATTGCTCAACGGTTGGGTAATTGAAAAGCGATCAGAAAACAAAAATGGATATCAGAGTGCAGTTACTGTTTCTAGTTAA
- the hpsE gene encoding hormogonium polysaccharide biosynthesis glycosyltransferase HpsE, whose protein sequence is MTELTVESLDISVAIPAYNGATRLPKILDKLLSQTGVEQLSWEIIIVDNNSSDNTSEIIQNYQKIFNGNCHLRYFLETEQGAAFARLRAVREARGQLIAFLDDDNLPAPDWLSEAYKFGLEHPQAGAWSGQIHGDFEVKPPENFERIQAFLAIREHGSNPHLFDADNLRLPPGAALVVRTKVWLENVPQQPNLSGKLPGILVQGDDYEPLLYIHYAGWQIWYNPTMHTYHQIPHWRLEQDYLLTLARGCGLCIFQLRLINTKNWQKPIVFVKTILGNLRRVLQHLIRYRGQFKNNLIPLFEMEFYLASMMSPFYYFKCNLGKVLKNKIAI, encoded by the coding sequence ATGACTGAACTAACAGTTGAAAGTTTAGACATTAGCGTAGCCATTCCTGCATATAATGGAGCAACTCGATTACCTAAAATTTTAGATAAACTATTAAGCCAGACAGGAGTAGAACAACTTAGCTGGGAAATTATTATTGTAGATAACAATAGTTCTGATAATACATCTGAAATCATCCAGAATTACCAAAAAATATTTAATGGAAACTGTCATTTAAGATATTTTTTAGAAACCGAACAAGGAGCAGCATTTGCACGACTGCGGGCAGTACGTGAAGCCAGAGGGCAGCTAATCGCATTTTTAGATGATGATAACTTACCTGCACCTGATTGGTTATCAGAAGCATATAAATTTGGATTGGAGCATCCGCAAGCAGGTGCTTGGAGTGGACAAATTCATGGTGATTTTGAAGTCAAGCCACCAGAAAATTTTGAAAGAATTCAAGCTTTTTTAGCTATTAGAGAACATGGCTCAAATCCACATTTATTTGATGCTGACAATTTAAGGCTTCCTCCTGGTGCGGCGCTTGTTGTTAGAACAAAAGTATGGCTTGAAAATGTACCACAACAACCTAATTTAAGTGGTAAGTTACCTGGTATTTTGGTACAGGGTGATGACTATGAACCATTGCTTTATATACATTATGCAGGTTGGCAAATTTGGTATAACCCTACCATGCATACTTATCATCAAATACCGCATTGGCGACTTGAGCAAGATTATCTCTTAACGTTGGCACGCGGCTGTGGATTGTGTATTTTTCAGTTACGCTTGATAAATACTAAAAATTGGCAAAAACCGATAGTTTTTGTGAAAACTATCTTGGGGAATTTACGCCGAGTATTACAACATCTCATTCGATATAGAGGGCAATTTAAAAATAATCTAATTCCACTTTTTGAGATGGAGTTTTATTTAGCTAGTATGATGAGTCCTTTTTACTACTTTAAATGTAATTTAGGCAAAGTATTAAAAAATAAAATAGCCATATAG
- a CDS encoding pilus assembly FimT family protein: MDIRVQLLFLVNSKNLLNKNSSSGFTLLETLVVVLLIGILATLAIPNWLGFVQNRHLNSAQNEVYYAMRQAQSQATKEKLPWQASFREQNSILQWAVHPATVNPSNANWNNLNFNVRLDAETTLSESNGIRQIQFDHRGNVRQPPLGRITLSSKYGGKAKRCVVVSTILGAMRMEKDHTTAENGKYCY; this comes from the coding sequence ATGGATATCAGAGTGCAGTTACTGTTTCTAGTTAATTCTAAAAATCTGTTGAATAAAAACTCCAGCAGTGGTTTTACCCTACTAGAAACTTTAGTAGTTGTTTTATTAATTGGTATATTAGCCACGCTGGCAATACCCAACTGGCTAGGCTTTGTGCAGAATCGCCACCTCAACTCTGCCCAAAACGAGGTTTATTATGCTATGCGCCAAGCCCAAAGCCAAGCTACTAAGGAAAAATTGCCTTGGCAAGCCAGCTTTCGGGAACAAAACAGTATTCTTCAATGGGCGGTTCATCCTGCCACAGTCAACCCATCTAACGCTAACTGGAATAATCTCAATTTCAATGTGCGCTTAGATGCAGAAACAACCCTATCAGAGTCAAATGGCATCAGACAAATCCAATTTGATCACAGAGGTAATGTCAGACAACCGCCATTAGGACGGATAACACTATCAAGCAAGTATGGTGGTAAAGCTAAACGTTGTGTTGTTGTTTCTACGATTTTAGGAGCAATGCGAATGGAAAAAGACCATACCACAGCCGAAAACGGTAAGTATTGCTATTAA
- the hpsJ-B gene encoding hormogonium polysaccharide biosynthesis protein HpsJ yields MVNRFTSVSTALTLKVVGIICILSFFVDFLILLLPFQPTDRVWQINLATALVDRGIVPLVGLGLLFAAYWIDSADAASDRPQGIDLRFPAVILSSILGLMFLLIFPLHLNNVNQAKAQTLNRIAQEGDQAETQLNNRFSQLQAQLNTEQGKAQLDQLRTQTKAQFSEILKDDQKYKQAIESPQIPANIKELLTKAKTNPQVLDKAIEQQTDIQTLRTQQLSQVRQRRDEAEKQAKDTAWKSGLRIGISSLLLSIGYIIIGWTGLKGSGAVQGGKPRAAAR; encoded by the coding sequence ATGGTTAACCGTTTTACTTCCGTGAGTACTGCCCTCACACTTAAGGTAGTTGGAATAATTTGCATTTTGTCGTTTTTTGTTGACTTTTTGATTCTGTTGTTACCCTTTCAACCGACTGATCGAGTATGGCAAATTAACTTGGCAACAGCGCTAGTTGATCGGGGAATTGTGCCTCTAGTCGGTTTGGGGCTGCTGTTTGCTGCCTATTGGATTGACAGTGCTGATGCAGCAAGCGATCGCCCCCAAGGTATCGATTTAAGATTTCCTGCTGTGATCCTTTCAAGTATTTTAGGGTTGATGTTCTTGCTGATTTTTCCCCTGCACCTCAATAACGTCAATCAAGCTAAGGCTCAAACACTTAACCGCATTGCCCAAGAAGGAGATCAGGCAGAAACTCAACTGAACAATCGGTTTTCGCAATTGCAAGCACAACTGAATACTGAGCAAGGAAAAGCTCAACTAGATCAACTGCGAACCCAAACCAAAGCTCAGTTTAGTGAAATCCTCAAAGATGACCAAAAATATAAGCAAGCGATTGAAAGCCCTCAAATTCCTGCAAATATTAAAGAGTTGCTAACGAAGGCTAAAACAAATCCCCAAGTACTTGACAAAGCTATTGAACAACAAACAGATATTCAGACGCTGCGAACTCAACAACTAAGCCAAGTTCGCCAGCGCAGAGACGAAGCAGAGAAACAAGCTAAAGATACTGCTTGGAAGTCTGGACTGCGAATTGGGATTAGCAGTTTACTGTTGTCCATTGGTTACATTATCATCGGCTGGACAGGTTTAAAAGGTAGCGGTGCTGTACAAGGTGGTAAACCTAGAGCGGCTGCACGCTAA